The following proteins are encoded in a genomic region of Spirosoma sp. SC4-14:
- a CDS encoding metallophosphoesterase, producing the protein MNRRDVVRRMGAGLAALSSTSLLAAPAAPISKQRVLRIAHLTDVHIQPLVGAAKGFAKSLHHVQDLSEKPDLIMNGGDAIMEAHGRGQDSVRRQWRLYQDVMRNDNALPVLNCIGNHDIWCRKETKACFEDGRKWAMDELQMTSRYYSLDRNGWHIVVLDSVQPKADGSWYTAHLDDEQYHWLEADLKATPSETPILVVSHVPILAACVFFDGQRFADENWNIPARWMHSDTVRLTNLFYRYPNVKAALSGHIHLVDRVDYGGVSYFCNGAVSGAWWFGKYHHTAAGYALVDLYNDGSVENTYMNY; encoded by the coding sequence ATGAATCGTCGCGACGTTGTTAGGCGAATGGGTGCGGGCCTTGCGGCTCTTTCTTCAACCAGCTTACTGGCCGCTCCTGCGGCTCCAATCTCAAAACAGCGCGTACTGCGAATTGCTCACCTGACAGATGTACACATACAACCGCTGGTTGGGGCTGCCAAAGGATTCGCTAAATCGCTCCATCACGTACAGGACCTTTCCGAAAAGCCTGATCTGATCATGAACGGGGGCGATGCCATTATGGAAGCCCACGGTCGCGGTCAGGATAGCGTTCGGCGGCAGTGGCGGCTCTATCAGGATGTGATGCGCAATGACAATGCGCTTCCGGTGCTCAACTGCATTGGCAACCACGATATCTGGTGCCGAAAGGAAACGAAAGCCTGTTTTGAGGATGGCCGCAAGTGGGCGATGGACGAACTGCAAATGACCAGCCGCTACTATAGCCTCGACCGGAATGGCTGGCATATTGTAGTGCTCGACAGCGTACAGCCGAAAGCCGACGGAAGCTGGTACACAGCCCATCTGGACGACGAACAATACCACTGGCTCGAAGCCGACCTGAAAGCGACGCCTTCCGAAACGCCGATTCTGGTTGTATCGCACGTGCCGATTCTGGCGGCCTGTGTGTTCTTCGATGGCCAGCGTTTCGCGGACGAAAACTGGAACATTCCGGCCCGCTGGATGCACAGCGACACCGTCCGGCTAACCAACCTCTTTTATCGTTACCCAAACGTAAAAGCGGCTCTAAGCGGCCACATTCATCTGGTTGACCGGGTCGATTATGGGGGCGTATCGTATTTCTGTAACGGCGCCGTTAGTGGGGCGTGGTGGTTCGGCAAATACCATCATACGGCCGCTGGCTACGCCCTTGTCGATTTATACAACGATGGCTCGGTGGAGAATACGTATATGAATTATTAG